One stretch of Lysobacter sp. KIS68-7 DNA includes these proteins:
- a CDS encoding DUF962 domain-containing protein, which produces MSRQFASFREFYPFYLGEHANPTCRRLHFVGSIGVIALVVFAIVSGNAWWLLGALVCGYAFAWVGHFFFEHNRPATFKHPIYSLMGDWVMFADILRGRVRL; this is translated from the coding sequence GTGAGCCGGCAATTCGCCAGCTTCCGCGAGTTCTATCCGTTCTACCTCGGCGAGCATGCGAATCCGACGTGCCGCCGTTTGCATTTCGTCGGCAGCATTGGGGTGATCGCGTTGGTCGTGTTCGCGATCGTGTCCGGCAATGCGTGGTGGCTGCTCGGTGCGTTGGTGTGTGGCTATGCGTTCGCCTGGGTCGGCCACTTCTTCTTCGAACATAACCGCCCGGCGACGTTCAAGCATCCGATCTATTCGCTGATGGGCGACTGGGTGATGTTCGCTGACATTCTGCGCGGGCGCGTGCGGTTGTAA
- a CDS encoding fumarylacetoacetate hydrolase family protein, with protein MSDVIAAPAQARVPVRGGGTFPVRRIFCVGRNFADHAKEMGAPVPASKAERGQPVFFTKPADAIVIDGVVPYASATHDLHHEVELVVALGEGAKVFGYAVGLDLTRRDLQSAAKAKGLPWDIGKAFDHSAPIGEIAPAALVGELAPRTLSLMVNGTQRQHSTLDQLIWDVPDILAELSKLFELKAGDLVFMGTPAGVSALQVGDRFEARLDDVLHLAGTIAPPRPAR; from the coding sequence ATGAGCGATGTGATTGCCGCGCCCGCGCAAGCGCGGGTGCCCGTGCGTGGCGGCGGCACCTTCCCGGTACGACGCATCTTCTGCGTCGGCCGCAACTTCGCCGACCACGCGAAGGAAATGGGCGCCCCGGTGCCCGCCTCGAAGGCCGAACGCGGCCAGCCCGTCTTCTTCACCAAGCCCGCCGATGCGATCGTGATCGACGGTGTCGTGCCCTACGCCTCCGCAACGCACGACCTGCACCATGAAGTGGAACTCGTCGTCGCGCTCGGCGAAGGCGCGAAGGTCTTCGGTTACGCCGTCGGCCTCGACCTGACCCGCCGCGACCTGCAATCCGCCGCGAAGGCGAAGGGCCTGCCCTGGGACATCGGCAAGGCCTTCGACCACTCCGCCCCAATCGGCGAGATCGCCCCCGCCGCGCTCGTGGGCGAACTCGCCCCGCGCACGCTCTCGCTCATGGTCAACGGCACGCAGCGCCAGCATTCCACGCTCGACCAGCTGATCTGGGACGTGCCGGACATCCTGGCCGAGCTCTCGAAGCTGTTCGAACTCAAGGCAGGCGACCTGGTCTTCATGGGTACGCCGGCGGGCGTCTCCGCCCTGCAGGTCGGCGACCGCTTCGAAGCCCGCCTCGACGACGTGCTGCACCTGGCCGGCACCATCGCACCGCCACGCCCCGCGCGTTAA
- the nudE gene encoding ADP compounds hydrolase NudE — protein MTRRLPTIHGITEHDAGPWRMERLDLEFDNGERRRYERLHGRGHGAVIVVPMLDDATALLVREYAAGVHRYELGLVKGRIDAGETPEQAADRELKEEAGYGARSLVVLRALTLAPTYMSHQTHLVLARDLYPERLPGDEPEELEVVPWKLDALDQLILREDFSEGRSIAALFLVREWLRTQPGARA, from the coding sequence ATGACCCGCCGCCTGCCCACCATCCACGGCATCACCGAGCACGACGCGGGCCCGTGGCGCATGGAACGCCTGGACCTGGAGTTCGACAACGGTGAGCGCCGGCGCTACGAGCGCCTTCACGGCCGCGGCCACGGGGCCGTGATCGTCGTGCCCATGCTCGACGATGCCACCGCGCTGCTGGTGCGCGAATACGCCGCGGGCGTGCACCGTTACGAGCTGGGCCTCGTGAAGGGTCGCATCGACGCCGGCGAGACCCCGGAACAGGCCGCCGACCGCGAACTGAAGGAAGAAGCCGGCTACGGCGCGCGCTCGCTGGTCGTGCTGCGCGCCCTTACGCTCGCGCCCACCTACATGAGCCACCAGACCCACCTGGTCCTCGCCCGCGACCTGTATCCCGAACGCCTGCCCGGTGACGAACCCGAGGAGCTCGAAGTCGTGCCCTGGAAACTCGATGCCCTCGACCAGCTGATCCTGCGCGAGGATTTCTCCGAAGGCCGCTCCATCGCCGCCCTGTTCCTCGTGCGCGAATGGCTGCGCACGCAACCCGGCGCACGCGCATGA
- the mazG gene encoding nucleoside triphosphate pyrophosphohydrolase translates to MARLRDPQGGCPWDVEQTFATIAPYTVEEAYEVADAIDRKDLPGLRDELGDLLLQVVFHARMAEEQGAFAFHDVVAAICDKMVRRHPHVFADAQVGDATAQTIAWEEHKRRERDEAGHEDTSALAGVARGLPEWQRAVKLQHKAAKVGFDWPGPAPVIDKLHEEIDEVRAEFAAVAADPGDGAARERLEDEMGDLLFVCANLARHAKVDVGNALRRANLKFERRFRHMEALAAEEGVVLSSLPLDAQDAYWNRAKAEERK, encoded by the coding sequence ATGGCGCGCCTGCGCGACCCGCAGGGTGGCTGCCCGTGGGATGTCGAACAGACCTTCGCGACGATCGCGCCGTACACCGTCGAAGAAGCCTACGAAGTCGCCGACGCGATCGACCGCAAGGACCTGCCCGGCCTGCGCGACGAACTCGGCGACCTGTTGCTGCAGGTCGTCTTCCACGCGCGCATGGCGGAAGAGCAGGGCGCTTTCGCATTCCATGACGTCGTCGCCGCGATCTGCGACAAGATGGTCCGCCGCCACCCGCATGTCTTCGCCGACGCGCAAGTGGGCGATGCCACCGCGCAGACGATCGCGTGGGAAGAACACAAGCGCCGCGAGCGCGACGAAGCAGGACACGAAGACACCTCTGCACTCGCCGGCGTCGCGCGCGGTCTGCCCGAATGGCAGCGTGCCGTGAAGTTGCAGCACAAGGCCGCGAAGGTCGGCTTCGACTGGCCGGGCCCCGCGCCCGTGATCGACAAGTTGCACGAAGAGATCGACGAAGTGCGCGCCGAGTTCGCCGCCGTCGCCGCCGATCCGGGCGACGGCGCCGCGCGCGAGCGCCTGGAAGACGAAATGGGCGACCTGTTGTTCGTCTGCGCCAACCTCGCGCGTCACGCCAAGGTCGACGTGGGCAACGCGCTGCGCCGCGCCAACCTGAAGTTCGAGCGCCGCTTCCGCCACATGGAGGCGCTGGCGGCGGAGGAGGGCGTGGTGTTGTCGTCCTTGCCGCTCGATGCGCAGGATGCCTATTGGAATCGTGCGAAGGCGGAGGAGCGCAAGTGA
- the bioA gene encoding adenosylmethionine--8-amino-7-oxononanoate transaminase — protein MAQGTDHRMIARDLAVLWHPCTQMREHPDTLPLVPIARGEGAWLIGHDGRRYLDAVSSWWTNLFGHAEPRIARAIAEQAGTLEQVILAGFSHEPAVALAERLLALAPREAGRAPLAKVFYADNGSAGVEVALKMAFHWFRNRGDTQRTKFIALENGYHGETIGALSVGDIPLYRRVYAPLLAEAIFAPSPDAYLARDGESAADCAERAAAELRDILQRHGHETCALILEPRVQCAGGMRMHDPVYLKRVRELCDAHGVFLIADEIAVGFGRTGTRFACEQAGIQPDLMCLSKGLTGGFLPLAAVLATQAIYDGFLDDSRERAFLHSHSYTGNPLACAAALRAQAIFDEDDVLARNVRTAARMTELAAPLADLPHVADVRQAGMIVAFELTRGGDRNTPFAAGSRVGLHAYRKALERGVVLRPLGDILYWMPPYCVDEDQLVLLADTTREAIAHATKDAN, from the coding sequence ATGGCACAGGGAACGGACCACCGGATGATAGCGCGCGACCTCGCGGTGCTGTGGCATCCGTGCACGCAGATGCGCGAGCACCCGGACACGCTTCCGCTGGTGCCCATCGCGCGCGGGGAAGGCGCGTGGCTCATCGGCCATGACGGCCGGCGCTACCTCGATGCGGTGTCGAGCTGGTGGACCAACCTGTTCGGCCACGCCGAGCCGCGCATCGCGCGCGCGATCGCCGAACAGGCGGGCACGCTCGAACAGGTGATCCTCGCCGGCTTCTCGCACGAGCCCGCGGTCGCGCTCGCCGAACGCCTGCTGGCGCTCGCGCCGCGCGAGGCGGGCCGCGCGCCATTGGCGAAGGTGTTCTACGCCGACAACGGTTCGGCCGGCGTGGAAGTCGCGCTGAAGATGGCCTTCCACTGGTTCCGCAATCGCGGCGACACGCAACGCACCAAGTTCATCGCGCTGGAGAACGGCTACCACGGTGAAACCATCGGCGCGCTGTCGGTCGGCGACATCCCGCTCTATCGCCGCGTGTATGCGCCGTTGCTGGCCGAAGCGATCTTCGCGCCTTCGCCTGACGCTTATCTCGCACGCGACGGCGAATCCGCAGCCGATTGCGCAGAGCGCGCCGCTGCGGAACTGCGCGACATCCTGCAACGCCACGGCCACGAAACCTGCGCGCTGATCCTCGAACCACGCGTGCAGTGCGCCGGTGGCATGCGCATGCACGACCCGGTCTACCTCAAGCGCGTGCGCGAACTGTGCGATGCGCATGGCGTGTTCCTGATCGCCGACGAGATCGCGGTCGGCTTCGGCCGCACGGGCACGCGCTTCGCGTGCGAACAGGCCGGCATCCAACCGGACCTGATGTGTTTGTCGAAGGGCCTCACGGGCGGCTTCCTGCCGCTCGCGGCCGTGCTCGCCACGCAGGCGATCTACGACGGCTTCCTCGACGATTCGCGCGAACGCGCGTTCCTGCATTCGCACAGCTACACGGGCAATCCGCTCGCGTGCGCGGCGGCGCTGCGGGCGCAGGCGATCTTCGACGAAGACGACGTGCTGGCCCGCAACGTGCGCACCGCCGCGCGCATGACCGAACTCGCCGCGCCGCTGGCGGACCTGCCGCACGTGGCCGACGTCCGCCAGGCCGGCATGATCGTGGCCTTCGAACTCACCAGGGGCGGCGATCGCAACACGCCGTTCGCGGCCGGGTCGCGCGTAGGCCTGCACGCGTATCGCAAGGCGCTGGAACGCGGGGTCGTGCTGCGTCCGCTGGGCGACATCCTGTACTGGATGCCGCCCTATTGCGTCGACGAGGACCAGCTCGTGCTGCTCGCCGACACCACGCGTGAGGCCATCGCGCATGCCACGAAGGATGCGAACTGA
- a CDS encoding M28 family peptidase, which translates to MLAVALAVTLGAAQAATPSQTTISPKSIDAATQLRERALNDDTGYKVVESLTTEVGPRMAGSEADARAVAWAQAKFKQLGFDRVWTEPVTFPKWERRSESAQVLGDHSQKLAVTALGGSPGGTIEGEVVRFADLASLQAAPAGSLAGKIAFIDHEMERAKDGSGYGMGSRIRSAGPSAAIRAGAAAYMMRSAGTDSHRNPHTGITHFDDGLAPIPSAALAAPDAEQLARLVALGKPVRVKLALDCGWNGTATSYNVIGEMRGRSKPDEVVVIGGHLDSWDLGTGAIDDGAGVAIAMGAGKLIGDMKQRPARTIRVVAFANEEQGLFGGRAYGEKHVADVRKHQIGAESDFGAGRVYAFSTSAPDYAKDAAKQIADVLAPLGIAYTPGEGGPGPDVGPFAANGLAWAALRQDGTDYFDFHHTPDDTLDKIDPKALAQNVAAYAVFAYLAADAQGDFGSKPGKVTPPHE; encoded by the coding sequence ATGCTGGCCGTCGCCCTTGCCGTGACCCTGGGTGCCGCGCAGGCCGCGACGCCGTCGCAGACCACGATCTCGCCGAAGTCGATCGACGCCGCCACGCAATTGCGCGAGCGCGCCTTGAACGACGACACCGGCTACAAGGTCGTCGAATCGCTCACCACCGAAGTCGGCCCGCGCATGGCCGGCAGCGAAGCCGACGCACGCGCGGTCGCGTGGGCGCAGGCGAAGTTCAAGCAACTCGGTTTCGATCGCGTGTGGACCGAGCCGGTCACCTTCCCGAAGTGGGAACGCCGCAGCGAAAGCGCGCAGGTGCTCGGCGACCATTCGCAGAAGCTGGCCGTCACCGCACTCGGCGGTTCGCCGGGCGGCACCATCGAAGGCGAAGTCGTGCGCTTCGCCGACCTCGCTTCGCTGCAGGCCGCGCCGGCCGGATCGCTCGCGGGCAAGATCGCCTTCATCGACCACGAAATGGAACGCGCGAAGGACGGCAGCGGCTACGGCATGGGCTCGCGCATCCGCAGCGCCGGCCCGTCGGCTGCAATCCGCGCCGGCGCCGCCGCCTACATGATGCGTTCGGCGGGCACCGACTCGCACCGCAACCCGCACACCGGCATCACGCACTTCGACGACGGCCTGGCGCCGATCCCGTCGGCCGCACTCGCTGCGCCGGACGCGGAACAGCTCGCGCGCCTGGTCGCGCTGGGCAAGCCGGTGCGCGTGAAGCTGGCGCTCGACTGCGGTTGGAACGGCACGGCGACGTCGTACAACGTCATCGGTGAAATGCGCGGCCGCAGCAAGCCCGATGAAGTCGTCGTGATCGGCGGCCACCTGGATTCGTGGGACCTCGGTACCGGCGCGATCGACGACGGCGCGGGCGTGGCCATCGCGATGGGCGCGGGCAAGCTGATTGGCGACATGAAGCAGCGTCCGGCGCGCACGATCCGCGTGGTGGCGTTCGCGAACGAGGAGCAGGGCCTGTTCGGTGGTCGTGCGTACGGGGAGAAGCACGTGGCCGATGTGCGCAAGCACCAGATCGGCGCGGAGAGCGACTTCGGTGCGGGGCGCGTCTATGCGTTCAGCACGAGTGCGCCGGATTACGCGAAGGATGCGGCGAAGCAGATCGCGGATGTGCTGGCGCCGTTGGGCATTGCGTATACGCCGGGCGAGGGTGGGCCGGGGCCGGACGTGGGTCCGTTCGCTGCCAATGGTTTGGCGTGGGCGGCGTTGCGCCAGGACGGTACGGATTACTTCGATTTCCACCACACGCCGGACGATACGCTCGACAAGATCGATCCGAAGGCGTTGGCGCAGAACGTGGCGGCGTATGCGGTGTTCGCTTACTTGGCTGCGGATGCGCAAGGGGATTTCGGGAGCAAGCCTGGGAAGGTCACTCCGCCGCACGAGTGA
- a CDS encoding thiazole synthase: MQDTLALAADDSLVVAGRRYRSRLLTGTGKFKDFDETRRATEAAGAQIVTVAIRRTNLGQSPDEPNLLDVLPPDKFTLLPNTAGCYTADDAVRTCRLARELLDGHKLVKLEVLGDARTLYPDVVQTIKAAETLVADGFDVMVYTSDDPILAKRLEEIGCVAVMPLAAPIGSGLGIQNKYNLLEIVENAKVPIIVDAGVGTASDASIAMELGCDGVLMNTAIAGAKDPVLMAHAMKLAVEAGRAAFRAGRIPRKRFASASSPIDGLIG, translated from the coding sequence ATGCAAGACACCCTCGCCCTCGCGGCCGACGACAGCCTGGTCGTCGCGGGCCGCCGTTACCGTTCCCGTCTGCTCACCGGCACGGGCAAGTTCAAGGATTTCGACGAGACCCGTCGCGCCACCGAGGCCGCCGGCGCGCAGATCGTCACCGTTGCGATCCGCCGCACCAACCTCGGGCAATCGCCCGACGAGCCGAACCTGCTCGACGTCCTCCCGCCCGACAAGTTCACGCTGCTGCCCAACACCGCCGGCTGCTACACGGCGGACGACGCCGTGCGCACGTGCCGCCTGGCGCGCGAACTGCTCGACGGCCACAAGCTCGTGAAGCTCGAAGTGCTCGGCGATGCGCGCACGCTCTACCCGGACGTCGTGCAGACCATCAAGGCCGCCGAAACGCTCGTCGCCGACGGCTTCGACGTCATGGTCTACACCTCCGACGACCCCATCCTCGCCAAGCGCCTGGAAGAGATCGGTTGCGTCGCCGTGATGCCGCTCGCCGCGCCGATCGGTTCGGGCCTGGGCATCCAGAACAAGTACAACCTGCTCGAGATCGTCGAGAACGCGAAGGTGCCGATCATCGTCGACGCCGGCGTGGGCACGGCGTCCGACGCCTCCATCGCCATGGAGCTGGGCTGCGACGGCGTGCTGATGAACACCGCCATCGCCGGCGCGAAGGATCCCGTGCTGATGGCGCATGCGATGAAGCTGGCCGTCGAAGCCGGCCGCGCGGCGTTCCGCGCCGGCCGCATTCCCCGCAAGCGTTTCGCGTCGGCGTCGAGCCCGATCGATGGCCTGATCGGCTGA
- the thiS gene encoding sulfur carrier protein ThiS: MNILLNGEPRTLAPAASIADLLRLEGLADRRVAVEVNGAIVPRGQHATHALQPGDKVEVVHALGGG, from the coding sequence ATGAACATTCTGCTCAACGGCGAGCCGCGGACCCTGGCCCCGGCCGCTTCCATCGCCGACCTCCTCCGCCTGGAAGGACTGGCCGACCGGCGCGTCGCGGTCGAGGTCAACGGCGCCATCGTCCCGCGCGGCCAGCACGCCACGCATGCGCTGCAACCCGGGGACAAGGTGGAAGTCGTGCATGCGCTCGGCGGGGGCTGA
- the mscL gene encoding large-conductance mechanosensitive channel protein MscL, translated as MGMLTEFKAFIARGNVVDLAVGVVIGAAFGKIVTALVDGIVMPVVALLTGGTSVADWKYVVTPAAVDAAGKQTAEVAFKYGMVLQTLIDFLLIAFVIFLFLKAYNRLRDPAPEPATPEDVLLLREIRDSLKR; from the coding sequence ATGGGCATGCTCACCGAGTTCAAGGCCTTCATCGCGCGTGGCAACGTCGTCGATCTCGCGGTCGGCGTCGTGATCGGCGCAGCCTTCGGCAAGATCGTCACGGCGCTGGTGGACGGCATCGTCATGCCCGTCGTCGCGTTGCTTACGGGCGGCACGAGCGTGGCGGACTGGAAGTACGTGGTCACCCCCGCGGCGGTGGACGCGGCGGGCAAGCAGACGGCCGAAGTCGCCTTCAAGTACGGCATGGTGCTGCAGACCCTGATCGACTTCCTCCTCATCGCCTTCGTGATCTTCCTGTTCCTCAAGGCCTACAACCGCCTGCGCGATCCGGCCCCCGAGCCGGCGACCCCCGAGGACGTGCTCCTGCTGCGGGAGATCCGCGATTCCTTGAAGCGCTGA
- a CDS encoding Rieske (2Fe-2S) protein — protein MTAVEQSGSLPQVLARLDQIEDGGFFETEARLAGDDESLILHRDGAAVRAWLNVCPHAGRRLDWAPGKFLRDKKGHLMCAVHGATFELTAGECIAGPCKGSALKQVDVEVRDGLVVLST, from the coding sequence ATGACAGCCGTCGAACAATCCGGATCGTTGCCACAAGTCCTCGCCCGCCTGGACCAGATCGAAGACGGCGGCTTCTTCGAAACCGAAGCGCGCCTCGCCGGCGACGACGAATCCCTGATCCTCCATCGCGACGGCGCCGCGGTGCGTGCGTGGCTCAACGTCTGCCCGCATGCCGGCCGTCGGCTGGACTGGGCGCCGGGCAAGTTCCTGCGCGACAAAAAGGGGCACCTGATGTGCGCGGTGCACGGCGCGACCTTCGAACTCACCGCGGGCGAATGCATTGCGGGGCCGTGCAAGGGCTCGGCGCTGAAGCAGGTCGACGTCGAAGTGCGCGACGGGCTCGTCGTGCTCAGTACATGA
- a CDS encoding SLC13 family permease, with the protein MLTTDMKLVLGLVGFTMVMFLFERIRADVVALVVLVLLGLTGLVAPEDLFGGFSGNAVMSVISTMILGAGLDRTGALNRLAAWLLRRAKGNESRLLLLIQGIAGLNSSFMQNPSVMALYMPVASRLSSRTGLPLSRFLLPLTVAIVMGGSLTMVGTSPLIMLNDLLVSSNANLPSGAATLEPLHMFAPMPIGFALLIAGLLYFRFFGDKQLERYDIDRGVTPARTQSYFAQAYGIEGDVYELTVSADSPLVGMSLGEAEALRGAPLLLALKTGNESRLAPPADARIWVGSVLGAMGKREQVADFAQNNFLRLSTRLRTFGDLFNPSRAGIAEAVVPPTSQYLGKSQAELQLRKQYGISLLAVNRDKQVHRENVRQLALRAGDMLVLHGIWQDLASAAENKDFVVVTDYPKGEQRPHKFKLAIGIFAVTMLLALSTRIPVSIALMTGVAGMLVAGVLHIDEAYAAINWKTVFVMACLIPLGWAMDSSGAAAWIAGHTIEQLPEGLPVVLLEVALGLLTTLFSLVIGHVGATIVMVPMGINLALAAGGNPTAFALMVALSASNNFMTASNPVMSMITGPAGYQPRDLWRLGAPLSLLYLVIVVIALNIMY; encoded by the coding sequence ATGCTCACCACCGACATGAAGCTCGTGCTCGGGCTGGTGGGCTTCACGATGGTCATGTTCCTGTTCGAGCGCATCCGCGCAGACGTCGTCGCGCTCGTCGTCCTCGTCCTGCTCGGCCTCACCGGGCTCGTGGCGCCGGAAGACCTGTTCGGTGGTTTCTCCGGTAACGCCGTGATGTCGGTGATCTCCACGATGATCCTCGGCGCAGGCCTGGATCGCACCGGCGCGCTCAACCGGCTCGCGGCCTGGCTGCTGCGTCGTGCCAAAGGCAACGAATCGCGGCTGCTGCTGCTGATCCAGGGCATCGCGGGCCTCAACTCCTCTTTCATGCAGAACCCGTCGGTGATGGCGCTGTACATGCCCGTCGCCTCGCGACTGAGTTCGCGCACGGGCCTGCCGCTGTCGCGCTTCCTGTTGCCGCTCACGGTCGCCATCGTGATGGGCGGCTCGCTGACGATGGTCGGCACCTCGCCGCTGATCATGCTCAACGACTTGCTGGTCTCGTCGAACGCGAACCTGCCCTCGGGCGCGGCGACGCTCGAACCGCTGCACATGTTCGCGCCCATGCCGATCGGCTTCGCGCTGCTGATCGCGGGCCTGTTGTACTTCCGCTTCTTCGGCGACAAGCAACTCGAGCGCTACGACATCGACCGCGGCGTCACGCCCGCGCGCACGCAGAGCTACTTCGCGCAGGCCTACGGCATCGAAGGCGACGTGTACGAACTCACGGTCTCCGCCGACAGCCCGCTGGTGGGCATGTCGCTCGGCGAAGCCGAAGCGCTGCGCGGCGCGCCCTTGCTGCTCGCGCTGAAGACGGGCAACGAATCGCGCCTGGCGCCGCCGGCGGACGCGCGCATCTGGGTCGGCAGCGTGCTCGGTGCGATGGGCAAGCGCGAGCAGGTGGCCGACTTCGCGCAGAACAATTTCCTGCGCCTGAGCACGCGCCTGCGCACCTTCGGCGACCTGTTCAACCCGAGCCGCGCCGGCATCGCCGAGGCGGTGGTGCCGCCGACTTCGCAATACCTCGGCAAGTCGCAGGCCGAACTGCAGCTGCGCAAGCAGTACGGCATCAGCCTGCTCGCGGTGAACCGCGACAAGCAGGTGCACCGCGAGAACGTCCGCCAGCTCGCGCTGCGCGCCGGCGACATGCTGGTGCTGCACGGCATCTGGCAGGACCTGGCCTCGGCCGCGGAGAACAAGGACTTCGTGGTGGTCACCGACTACCCGAAGGGCGAGCAGCGTCCGCACAAGTTCAAGCTGGCCATCGGCATCTTCGCGGTCACGATGCTGCTCGCGCTGTCCACGCGCATCCCGGTGTCGATCGCGCTGATGACCGGCGTGGCCGGCATGCTCGTGGCGGGCGTGCTGCACATCGACGAGGCCTACGCGGCGATCAACTGGAAGACCGTGTTCGTCATGGCCTGCCTGATTCCATTGGGCTGGGCGATGGATTCGAGCGGCGCGGCGGCGTGGATCGCGGGGCACACCATCGAGCAATTGCCCGAAGGCCTGCCCGTGGTGTTGCTGGAAGTCGCACTCGGCTTGCTGACCACCCTGTTCTCGCTGGTCATCGGCCACGTCGGCGCGACCATCGTGATGGTGCCGATGGGCATCAACCTCGCGCTTGCGGCGGGCGGCAATCCGACGGCCTTCGCGCTCATGGTCGCGCTCTCGGCGTCGAACAACTTCATGACCGCGTCCAATCCGGTGATGTCGATGATCACCGGGCCCGCGGGTTACCAGCCGCGCGACCTGTGGCGCCTCGGTGCGCCCTTGTCGCTGCTTTACCTGGTGATCGTGGTAATCGCGCTCAACATCATGTACTGA
- the cysQ gene encoding 3'(2'),5'-bisphosphate nucleotidase CysQ, with translation MKIDDALREGAIALAYEAADAILAVYEHAFEVEQKSDRSPLTAADLAAHRILVEGLEALTPDVPVLSEEAAEDTTWHMRRDWRRFWLVDPLDGTREFVKRNGEFTVNLALIEDGEAIFGVVQAPVTGQCWHGVRGGQAFRREGRQEFELHVRRPATAPLRVAGSRSHRDEKTDAFIQRMGEVDVVGIGSSLKFCRIADGALDVYPRFGPTSEWDTAAGQVVLEAAGGLVVDRKGRPMRYNQRDTLLNGDFLAVGDPDLPWREWMGV, from the coding sequence ATGAAGATCGACGACGCCCTGCGCGAAGGCGCCATCGCACTCGCGTACGAAGCCGCCGACGCCATCCTCGCGGTGTACGAACACGCGTTCGAAGTCGAGCAAAAATCCGACCGCAGCCCGCTGACCGCCGCCGACCTCGCCGCGCACCGCATCCTGGTCGAAGGCCTGGAAGCGCTGACGCCCGACGTCCCCGTGCTGTCGGAGGAAGCCGCGGAAGACACCACCTGGCACATGCGTCGCGACTGGCGTCGCTTCTGGCTGGTGGACCCGCTCGACGGCACGCGCGAATTCGTCAAGCGCAACGGCGAGTTCACCGTGAACCTCGCCCTGATCGAAGACGGCGAAGCGATCTTCGGCGTGGTGCAGGCGCCGGTGACCGGACAATGCTGGCATGGCGTGCGCGGCGGACAGGCGTTCCGGCGCGAAGGCCGGCAGGAATTCGAGTTGCACGTGCGCCGTCCCGCGACCGCGCCCTTGCGCGTCGCCGGCAGCCGCTCGCACCGCGACGAGAAGACCGACGCGTTCATCCAGCGCATGGGCGAGGTGGACGTGGTGGGCATCGGCTCGTCGCTGAAGTTCTGCCGCATCGCCGATGGCGCGCTCGATGTGTATCCGCGCTTCGGCCCGACTTCCGAATGGGACACCGCTGCGGGCCAGGTCGTGCTCGAAGCCGCCGGCGGCCTGGTCGTCGACCGCAAGGGCCGCCCGATGCGCTACAACCAGCGCGACACCCTGCTCAACGGCGATTTCCTCGCGGTGGGCGACCCCGACCTGCCGTGGCGCGAATGGATGGGCGTGTGA
- the trmB gene encoding tRNA (guanosine(46)-N7)-methyltransferase TrmB, with protein MSDPVDKKPFTAEPGQRKVRSFVLRQGRFTPAQQRAFEELWPRFGLDYAGAPRDFDAAFGRRAPRVLEIGFGNGEALRYAAQHDPARDLIGIEVHAPGVGRLLNALAADDARNVRLYHHDAVEVLQHEIADASLDEIRIYFPDPWHKKRHNKRRLVNPAFAALLVSKLAPGGRLHLATDWHDYAEQMWDVLDATPGLANRAGPRGAVPRPEWRPQTHFETRGQKLGHGTWDLLYDMLERTPGEPSA; from the coding sequence ATGTCCGATCCGGTCGACAAGAAGCCCTTCACCGCCGAACCCGGGCAGCGCAAGGTGCGCAGCTTCGTGCTGCGGCAGGGGCGGTTCACGCCGGCGCAGCAGCGCGCATTCGAAGAACTCTGGCCGCGCTTCGGCCTGGACTACGCGGGCGCCCCGCGCGATTTCGACGCCGCCTTCGGGCGCCGCGCCCCGCGCGTCCTCGAGATCGGCTTCGGCAACGGCGAGGCGCTGCGCTACGCCGCACAGCACGACCCGGCGCGGGACCTGATCGGCATCGAAGTCCACGCCCCGGGCGTGGGCCGATTGCTCAACGCCCTGGCCGCCGACGACGCCCGCAACGTGCGCCTGTACCACCACGATGCGGTGGAAGTCCTGCAGCATGAAATCGCCGACGCCTCGCTCGACGAGATCCGCATCTACTTCCCCGATCCCTGGCACAAGAAGCGCCACAACAAGCGTCGACTGGTGAACCCCGCCTTCGCCGCGCTGCTGGTGTCGAAACTCGCGCCCGGCGGGCGCTTGCACCTCGCCACCGATTGGCACGACTATGCCGAGCAGATGTGGGACGTGCTCGATGCGACACCGGGGCTGGCCAACCGGGCCGGCCCGCGCGGTGCCGTACCCCGCCCCGAATGGCGTCCGCAGACGCATTTCGAGACGCGCGGCCAGAAGCTTGGCCACGGCACGTGGGACCTGCTGTACGACATGCTCGAAAGGACGCCAGGGGAACCGAGCGCGTGA